The sequence below is a genomic window from Fibrobacter sp..
CAAGATTTCCCACCACAGGAACAGAACCGATTGCAATGGCCAACAGGAACATCAACATGTTGGGAACGCAAACCACTTCCAGCAGGCAATCTGCCATGTCGGACTTATAGAAAGGCCTTGAGCCACCGGCAAAGCTGGGGATATTCCCCACAATGACAGTTCGATGACCAGAAAGATCCTGAGAATATTCCTTACCATCAGCATCGACAAAGGATACCTTTGCCTGCTTCAACTTATAGTTCCTATCCGCAAAGAAACGATCCACATAGTGAATTCGATTTGCAATCACGGAATTGGAGTTGAACGCGCCCTCAGAGCGATCCTGATTAAAGTCATGGGCGATTCTAGCGTCAATTCCACCGGAGAAATAATTGGCAAAGGCCATCTTGCCATTGACCTTCCAAATATCGAAGGGGCGGGACTTGGCAAGCAGAAGCCTACGCACAAGGAACAAAAGTCCCTTATCCACATAGGGCTTGTACAAGTTCAATACTCGGGCCAGGTCGTTACCTGTTCCCAAGGGAATGAGGCCAATCTTGACAGACTTTGCATAGTCGGAGGCAACCATTACAGACAGCACGGAAGACACCGTTCCATCGCCACCTACGGCAATCAAGGTTTCGGTGCATGCGAGAGCATCTTCAATCTGTTTTTCCATACCCTCATGAATGGTGAACTCAG
It includes:
- a CDS encoding diacylglycerol kinase, with protein sequence MYKFVFLINPISGGGQGKTIFQFLPEIMSSMNYKEDQWKAEFTIHEGMEKQIEDALACTETLIAVGGDGTVSSVLSVMVASDYAKSVKIGLIPLGTGNDLARVLNLYKPYVDKGLLFLVRRLLLAKSRPFDIWKVNGKMAFANYFSGGIDARIAHDFNQDRSEGAFNSNSVIANRIHYVDRFFADRNYKLKQAKVSFVDADGKEYSQDLSGHRTVIVGNIPSFAGGSRPFYKSDMADCLLEVVCVPNMLMFLLAIAIGSVPVVGNLVKKYFLISRKAKSLKMEFAEDEFLQLDGEDLSGKIGGQVQIDYACQVQILALGE